One genomic region from Rosa rugosa chromosome 1, drRosRugo1.1, whole genome shotgun sequence encodes:
- the LOC133736511 gene encoding G-type lectin S-receptor-like serine/threonine-protein kinase At2g19130: protein MKTSIRNHLISQSLLLLFSYTTCTLKAIEILLPGQSLNGDQRITSPGGIFELGFFTPVNSQNHYIGIWYKNLPNQTVVWVANRNQPVSDPISSTFLLLENGNLTLNSPSTVAIWSTNSTSQVRNSTIAMLLDDGNFVIRDASAVLWQSFNHPTNTWLPGARLGYNKLTKQILSITPWRNPQYPAPGPFSFELEQTSLRLLWNSSETYWTSGNWTGKTFSHLQDIEEKHVPSIFSFVLNETGSYLSYAVRASAYPDPFIRNHTFIRYMIETTGQMKFFVMENGSLQWNLLWMDPIERCDVYASCGAFSICNPRNLPRCGCLKGFEPKFHKDWELEDHSNGCGRKTSFHCSGEGNSAFLVMENVTYPKSPDSLVVDNIDKCRLACLRNCSCTAFAYDNQCLIWGGDLFNVKQLSSDGMIGKVWYLRVAASEKEIIDSTAGNTKRKTTWIVIGVLAGIFTLFSIVLVVVRRRQSIRALKSFEHSLVLFNYRDLRKATENFSEKLGEGAFGSVFKGILPNSTPIAVKQLKSLLQGEKQFQAEVRTLGAIQHINLLRLRGFCADSTRRLLVYDYMPNGSLQSVLFQNHPLILDWKARYHIAIGIARGLAYLHEDCRDCIIHCDIKPENILLDEEYNPKVGDFGLAKLIGRHHSRVLTSVRGTVGYLAPEWFTGEAITPKADAFSYGKLLFEVISGRRNSDGLDDGLENYTPNQVANAVTNGQDVLTLVDYRLGGNADKDELIRACKVACWCIQDEEKDRPTMRQVVQILEGALDVGIPPIPQFLQHLSGSLMEAINYREPTSSSEIIFLS from the coding sequence ATGAAAACTAGTATCAGAAACCACTTGATTTCCCAGTCTCTGCTACTCTTGTTTTCTTACACTACTTGTACTCTCAAAGCTATTGAGATTCTGTTACCAGGCCAATCTCTCAATGGGGACCAGAGGATCACCTCTCCTGGTGGCATTTTTGAACTTGGTTTTTTCACACCAGTTAACTCTCAAAACCATTACATAGGCATCTGGTACAAAAATCTACCCAATCAAACAGTTGTTTGGGTGGCAAACAGAAACCAACCTGTTTCTGATCCTATTTCTTCAACATTTCTACTccttgaaaatggaaacttgacCTTAAACAGCCCCTCAACAGTGGCGATATGGTCAACAAATTCAACGTCACAGGTTAGAAATTCTACTATAGCCATGCTTCTTGATGATGGCAACTTTGTCATAAGAGATGCATCTGCAGTACTATGGCAGAGTTTCAATCATCCAACCAATACTTGGCTGCCAGGTGCAAGGCTTGGATATAACAAGCTTACCAAGCAAATCCTAAGTATTACCCCCTGGAGAAATCCACAATATCCAGCACCTGGTCCCTTTTCTTTTGAGCTAGAACAAACAAGTCTTCGGTTATTATGGAATAGTTCTGAAACTTACTGGACCAGCGGTAATTGGACAGGGAAAACTTTCAGCCATCTTCAAGACATAGAAGAGAAGCATGTTCCCTCAATTTTCtcatttgttttaaatgagacTGGAAGCTACCTTAGTTATGCAGTTCGTGCTTCTGCCTATCCTGATCCCTTCATTAGGAATCATACCTTTATTAGGTACATGATAGAAACCACTGGTCAAATGAAGTTCTTTGTCATGGAGAACGGCTCCCTGCAATGGAATTTGCTATGGATGGATCCAATCGAGCGATGTGATGTTTATGCTTCCTGTGGTGCTTTTAGTATATGCAACCCACGTAATCTTCCTCGGTGTGGCTGTCTAAAAGGATTCGAACCCAAATTCCATAAAGACTGGGAATTAGAAGATCACTCAAATGGCTGTGggaggaaaacttcttttcattGCAGTGGTGAGGGGAATTCTGCATTCCTGGTGATGGAGAATGTTACTTACCCGAAGAGTCCTGACTCCTTGGTAGTTGATAACATTGACAAATGTAGATTAGCTTGCTTGAGAAATTGCTCATGCACTGCTTTTGCTTATGATAATCAGTGTCTGATTTGGGGGGGTGATCTGTTTAATGTTAAGCAACTATCATCTGATGGAATGATAGGAAAAGTTTGGTATCTACGAGTAGCAGCATCTGAGAAGGAAATAATAGATTCTACAGCTGGGAATACAAAGAGAAAGACTACTTGGATTGTGATTGGAGTACTTGCAGGAATCTTTACTCTCTTTAGCATTGTGTTGGTAGTTGTCAGACGGAGACAGTCTATTCGAGCATTGAAGTCTTTTGAACATTCTCTAGTGCTGTTCAACTACAGAGATTTAAGAAAAGCAACAGAAAACTTCTCAGAGAAACTTGGAGAAGGAGCTTTCGGTTCAGTTTTCAAGGGGATATTGCCTAATTCAACTCCCATAGCAGTGAAACAACTAAAGAGTCTGTTGCAGGGTGAAAAGCAATTCCAGGCTGAAGTGAGAACTCTTGGGGCGATCCAACACATTAATCTTCTTCGCCTCCGTGGGTTTTGTGCAGATTCTACAAGAAGACTCTTAGTTTATGACTACATGCCAAATGGCTCTCTACAATCTGTTCTATTTCAAAACCATCCACTAATCTTAGATTGGAAAGCAAGATATCATATTGCCATAGGCATTGCAAGAGGATTGGCTTACCTCCATGAGGACTGTAGAGATTGTATAATACACTGTGACATTAAGCCAGAGAACATTTTGTTGGATGAAGAATATAATCCAAAAGTTGGAGACTTTGGTCTTGCAAAGCTCATTGGCAGACACCATAGTCGAGTTCTGACAAGTGTGAGAGGAACTGTTGGATATCTAGCACCAGAATGGTTTACAGGTGAAGCCATCACACCAAAAGCTGATGCCTTCAGCTATGGAAAGTTGCTGTTTGAGGTTATATCTGGAAGGAGAAACAGTGACGGGTTAGATGATGGATTAGAAAACTACACTCCTAACCAGGTTGCAAATGCAGTAACTAATGGACAAGATGTTCTTACCTTGGTTGATTACAGGTTGGGAGGTAATGCTGACAAGGATGAGCTCATTAGAGCATGCAAAGTTGCGTGTTGGTGTATTCAAGATGAGGAGAAGGATAGGCCAACAATGAGGCAGGTTGTTCAAATTCTCGAAGGAGCTTTAGATGTTGGTATTCCCCCGATCCCACAGTTTCTCCAGCACCTTTCCGGAAGTTTAATGGAAGCAATCAATTACCGAGAACCTACTTCAAGTTCAGAAATCATATTCCTTAGCTGA
- the LOC133736519 gene encoding trafficking protein particle complex II-specific subunit 130 homolog, whose protein sequence is MVVGIDRAPTWPTISLSSRPSRIHSIISIFLDLDEFKTILKPRLKLIVQNDEREWFIVFVSKAHPNNDQATKLSNKVYAKLEVDFSSKKRERCCKFDLYSAEETFWEDLESKIMECIRNTLDKPHEFSI, encoded by the exons ATGGTTGTTGGTATAGATCGAGCTCCAACATGGCCAACTATCTCGCTCAGTTCCAGACCATCAAGAATTCACTCGATCATCTCGATATTTCTG GATCTTGATGAGTTCAAGACCATTCTCAAACCACGGCTAAAACTAATTGTCCAAAATGATGAACGGGAATGGTTTATTGTTTTTGTATCCAAGGCACATCCAAACAATGATCAAGCCACCAAATTGTCAAATAAAGTTTATGCCAAACTTGAAGTTGATTTTAGCtccaagaagagagagag GTGCTGCAAATTCGACCTATATAGTGCTGAAGAAACCTTTTGGGAAGACTTGGAATCCAAGATAATGGAGTGCATCAGAAATACATTGGATAAACCACATGAGTTTTCTATCTAA